The nucleotide window TCATCAGACTGCTGGACCACAGGGGCAGTGACCAAATTATTTTCGAGCATCACAACAATCTTCTCGATCACTGGATTCTCGTCGTTGTTGCTAGGTGGCTTGTCATTGGCTGATTTTCCGTTGTTGGTATCAGATGCCTGAGAAGCTTCTCTTGCAGTCTCCTTCTGCAATGGGTCTTTGCTAGCTGTTTCATTTTCAACTACTTCAGTTGAAGTTGGTGGTGTTTTAATCCTAAGCTCTGGTAGAGTTGCTGACTTACTTTCCTCCTGTTGTATGATTGCAGTAATCTTTTTCTGAGACTCATCAGGTACCCCTCTCTTTGAATCTTGATCTGCAGTTATAGACTTCACCGAGGAACCAGATTGAGTATAATTGCTTTTGGGATCAGAGTGTCTTTTCATCCGAAGAGAATCTGTTTTTGCTTCCGGCATGAGCCCATTACTTTCTTTTTTAACCTCAGGTAATGAAGATGCTGATCGAGTTAACCCATGGTTACTGCCATTTAATTTGCTGGATTTAATAGGTTTCTGGGGATCATTGGATCCATCTGAAGAGGTTCTGATGGGCAATTTTCGCAAAGGTGAAGAAGAAACAGGCTCTGTGTTGCTAAGCTTTAATCCTTTGTGAGGACCTGGTGAAGGCTTGATGGCTAAACGGGCCTTTGTCTGCTGTGGAGTTGATGGCGCCTGAGTGACTGTCGAACCACTTCTTGAAGCTATTCTTTTTTGCCTCTCCCTTTTCAAAGCTTCCAAACGCTTTAGCTCTTCGTCTtcctaaaaaagtaaaaaaatagtgACATGCTCAGCCAAGCAGAGAAGCAAAACATCAAGACTAAGCCACAACAGACTAGCGGAGAAAACTTCTTTATACAGCTATACTCAACTAACAAGACTTTAAAACAACAACATACCAAAGAATTAAAACTTCTGAACTACAATCTTTAGTACCTTCAAACAATGTCAAGTATACTTGTTCAGAACTGTGAGACACAATCGAAAGCCAAATGGACTATCAGAGGAAAAGAGACTTAAAACACttgtagaaacaacatagtatgagATTGTCAGTGCTCTATCTTTAGTTTACCTATACCAAGGTTTTGCGCAAAAAGATAGTTAACATGCTAATCAAAGAAGAGAAAAGGATAGGGTGATTGAAAGAACTAATCAAGAAAAGGATAGCTCAATGAATAAAGGAAATATGCAATCAGGTTTATGCTTGTTTTTATCAATGAAAGATAATATGAAGTATAAGCTCATCAGGTTTCTTGGAATGTGCTTTCCTGTGTGACACCCCTTTCTCACTTCCTGTATGATTAGCAACCAGAGAAATATTCATAACATATTTCAGACAGCCAACAGAGGATCAATCATAAGAAGTACCCTTTCTTTCTTCATTTTCTGAAGATCAACTTTGTGAGAACGCAGCTTCTCTGCACGTTTTTGGGCTTCAGTCAATAGGTTAAGCCTCGAGGATGTCCCTTTCTTCACCAGTGCATCCTTCCTCCTTTTCTCCATACTATCATTTGAGACCCTTGAATTTTCCTTGTCTAATTTCTGTGATTCTTCTTTAGTGCTTTCTGAGAGATCCTCTTGGTTAGTGGCTTCCAGCTTGACAGCATTTGCAACAGGAATCTGAAAATCATAGTCCATTGCTGGATCATATCCTACAGAGACAGTTTCTGTTTCACGTTCAGGAACCAAGGACAAGTCATCTGGTTCGTAGCTAAGCTGATTTTTGGCTTTATCATATAAATTCGAACCATTCTGAAGGGCTGAGGAGAACTCAGAATCCATGTCAATAGGAATTATGCTGTCTGATCCAAGATCCTGTGAATCTGTTCTATAAGGAAGCATGAAGGTCTCATCTGTTATGTTGTATGACAAATTCTCAACTGCTTTAACAGGATGCTCATCCATATGATCAACAAATGGGTCAGAAGAATTCTTAATACTGAATTGCTTTTCTTGCTCATAAATCATAAATTCATCACTGCTCATCTGCCGGTATGCTCTTCCACCACTTTCTATTTCCTTGAACTGGTTATCTGTCAAGTCTCTTCCGTTACTTGAAGCTAAAAATTGATCATCAGAAGCTACCTGCTTCATTCGGATCGTCTTCCCACTAACAGAATCAAATTCTGCCATGCCCCCATCATGATAATCACCATAATCTCGCTCAGGAAGAACGATAGGATCAGCTTCGCTTTTGCTCTGTTTTCTCTTTGACTGAGGCTCTTTTTCTCCCATGAACATGTCTTCACCAACTGTTCTTGACTTTTCTTCAGCACTTAGTAAGAAAGTCTGAAATGCTTGCCAATTTCCAGAATCTGCCTCCTCTCGATATGCAGCTTTATCATTGCCATAGGCATCTGAAAATTCTTCAGGTTTTGCTGGACGATCTTCTTTCTTGGAACGCCTAACAGAGTGCTTGTGCTTTCTTTCTCGCATGTCAGCATGCACATCTTCACTATCTTCTTCAGCTTCAGATTCAGAGACAGACTGTGAACCACTTTCGGATTCCACTGAGCCATGCTTCTTCGATTTGATGTAATTTATGTTGCGAATGACAACAACACCAGGCTTTTTCTTTCCTTTCCGACCAACTATTCTGTGAGATTTATGACCATGAGAACCTTCTTTCTCAAGATCTGAAGTATTTTGATCTGAATCATCTTGTGACCTCGTACTTCTTTCCCAAGTCTCTGATTCAATGTCTTTATTATCTGCTGACTGCCTTTTTGACCCCTTTCTGTGAGAGCTGTTGAATCTAGGATCCTCCATTGGAGGATATGGGGGATGAAAATATGGAACGCTCCCTGGATagttttgataataaggcattccTTGCATGGGATAAGGTTGAAACATAGTAGGACCTGGTGGAGGATGCATAGGCCACTGTGAGTAAGCAGGATGCTGGAATTGACCTTGAAGATACTCCTGGTGTCCCAGTGGCACCTTTGAATCTGAAGGAATCTGTTTATCTGAACAGAAGAAACAAATGAATTAAGATACACTGATCTATCAACCCAGAATACTAATATATGGAAATCTGGAATTGAGGTAATTGGTTTGCATTATGCAAGAATTCACATAAATACATTGTGGTTATCTTCATGCATGCATTTGTTTTGGAACTCATGTTACATATTTGATCAGACTTGCCATTTGAATAGCATAAAAAGAATAAAGATTATGAGAGGTTTTCTCATGGGAAACTTCCAACTAAGATGATATGTCAACCAAATAAAATGAGTTGACTAAATGATCAATAAGAAATAATACGTTGCAATGCTGAAACCAAAAGGAAGAACTTGTCATAAGTTTACAGATAGGGGAGAGTGCCTTTGACAATGCATGGAAATGTAGAATTAGAGAAGGCTTGGTGCATCAAATAATTTAGATTATTTAGGCCAAAAATTAGAAGCAGTTAAAATCTTTTACTAGGATTGTGATATGTATTATGAGAATTAAAGGACTTTTTCTTTAGCTACCGACTTTAACATGAATATTAGCTGATGTAAAGTGGTCTCAGCTTTCATGTTCGGAGCATATACCAGCTCTTCCATCAAGCTCTGTAAGCATATCACCGCCAGTGACAGATTGTGCATCTCCGTGATCATTCTGCATCATAGGATCTGTAGCAAATATAATCCCAGAGGCATTCAAAGCAGAAAATTCAGACCGAGTTGACATGGCTTCTGCAACTTCAACTTCAAGCCATTGTCCAGTCTCATGCTTTTTCTTCCATAGCTCCATAAATTGTAAGCAGGCATCCCTGTTTTATAACGTGGAAGAAATGAGAACTATAATGAATATAAGATGAAGAAAACATATCAAACAATGGTGACATGATCACAGGAATTATCTCAAACCTTTGTCATACCATCATTAGAGATAAATAAGTCATAGACTTGTCACTATATCAAGATTTACAAACTGTTCCTTAATTTTGTTTTCAAAATacctttcatgcattcatattactCTTTACTTTGTCATTTTATGCACctgaagttttcagattttgacagCAAATATACTCCCAGTTCACATATTCCCTGCGGTTGCCGAATCATTCTATATCTCAACATGTTAACTAGgaatttaaaatgatgaaaaCTAGCAGTATTCGGTAATGTATTAGTTGGACAAAGGCAAAACTAACTTTAAACGTGAGGCACCAAAGCTTTCAGAAAATGATATCAAATCCAGTAAATTGTCCATGTCAAAACCAGCTGCTGCAGCACGTGCAAAGGCCATCCCCTGTTCCTTCCGCAACACCATTTTGCGAGTCTCAAGCACTTTTAGAAGTTGAACTCTGCAAAAAGGAATTCATTCTTACTGTAACATGTAATGAAAAAGTACTAATGGAAGATAATATAAGCATCCACCAAAGAAAAGACTTATTTTTTCATTGTTATTCCTATCATGCAATTAGGATGCTATCACTGGGAATATCTAAAAGGAACATGGACGCCACCTTACTTATCCGTTATTTATTGATTATCTGATGCTTCAACATATTAAATGGAAAAGACAATATAAATTATTCTTGCATATATGGGGGACATTCGTACTACTATTCTTGCATGCTTCAGAAGAACCAATTTCTAGGAAAGAAAAGGCTAAGGATATGTTAGGTTGCTCATACTTTGAATTCTCTTGTGTGGTGGATCCATTAGAATCTGGTGGATTTGGTTGTGAATCAGGCTGCCACATATCAAGAAAAAAACATGTTTATTAACATCTCTGTGAGACAAGTATTAAATACATACAAATGTGCATGTGTGTAGCTACGTATATGCATGTTGTGTCCACAGAATAAAATTACTTTGAATCTCTCAATGTACCAACATCAAATACATACCAAATACTAACACTTGGAAGGATACTTCTTAAACAAGTAACATAACTTTTTGaagtatcaatttttttttcaaataattatttattcATAAATAGGATACTTTTAGGATGTATAGGAATTTCATTGAAAAAAGAGATTTATAGCCAAACACTTTTTGCAAATGTCAATTTTGCGATAATAGTCAATATGAATATTGAACTCTAGACAGATCATATGGTTTTATTTGTATTTAACATCATATTACAATTAACAAAACTATAAGTCTATAATAACTATTTTTTTTCTTACTTCACTTATCATAAGTTTTGGTTGTATAATTTCATGTCGAATAGAAGCTagctaatattttattatttatcatgatTGTTAACTACATATTTTAGTAATTCAAATAAATGGAAAATTTTACCGTATAATATGGTATACATTTTAATATACTTTATTATTATGTTTGAACCAAAATCCTATTATATCTTTTCAATATTTGTCATGTTGACATGCAAGTAACACATCATATCAGCTCTCCATATCAGTGTTCCAGAGGTTTTGTATGCAAATGTCAACTTTTACAAATATACATGTATGTTTGTATGATGCATGCATAAAATCAATACCTTATAAAGAACTATTGCCTTCGCTGCATCAGTATCAACTGAGATCTTCGTACCTACCCATGAGCAAGCGATGATACAAAGGTCAGAATAGCAAAGGGTGTAAGTAGTGGAACAGAAActgaaatcaatattaaaattgatgTGTCCGTGGCATACATATGGATAATTAAGGCCAAATAGAAATATTAAGATAACTAACTTTCAGAAAGTTAAATGAAAAATGCAACTAGCATGTATGGTGGATGACATAAGATTCCTTAAGTATCTTTGATATGTAGGTCAGGAGATCATCAGCCCTAATGAAAAGCCAGTATAGCAGACTTCATtacttttgaagaaaaaaaaaagtgtcttAATGTTGTTCAGAACAAAAAAAATTGTGTTTTAATGCTGTTCTTGTACACTATGGTTGACAAAGTTCTGATGCTGGAACATATAGAAACCTGCTCCTACTAACAAGATGTTAGTTTGAAAATTGGACACAAACTACAACTTCTTTGATCTATGGGACTACATTAACACACCTAGGAAAGGAGAAACCAAATGTTAAAATGCTCACAAATCAATTATGGTTTTTTATTTAGGACTACTATAGAACCAGATGAAATTATATACCTTCTACTGTTTCTGCTGGCTTTGATTGATGATCTTCTACCTGCCAAATGGCATAAAAAAGGATGTCATTTGAGTTTTACAAACAACATATGAATAGTTCGGATATATACAATGCTTGAGACAACATTATCATTCCCCTGAATGGCAATTGCATTTTCAATCTGCAAGATCTCAGACTCTATGGTTGTCACACGCTCCAAAACCTCAGGTGTGCTCACAAAACGAACAAACCTGTCAATATCAGAATTAGATGCTGAATTTGGGTATTAAAATTTGAGCATGTGCCCAAAGTTCCTCCAAAAAGATAAAATGCAACTAGCTCATCAAGAATTGAGAAATGACATGTTTGAAGACCAACAGTTAATATGACAATTCCATGTTGTGTTGTTCACTTGAAAGATCATTTGCTTACCTCTCCACAGTGCCCTTGGTGAACCATGCTGCCTCAGTTTCTGGGTCTGGTTCAAGAATGATGGAATAGCCACCCTTGGCATTCTGATCCTGAGCGAACTTCAAATGGGCAAGAAAAGGAGTCAACAAGCCAGATGCAATCTTCTGTGTTTTACCATTTGCTATGATGATCAAATCACACCTGTTAAGAAAGAAAAGCAAGACTCCATAATGAACAAGCATCCTCCACGAATGATACCAAAACCATCTTATAATGATTCACACAAGCCTAAGTCTGCCCAATACATATGGCTACAATAAACAAAAAACGAGGGATGAATTTTATCGAGTACTATACTCTTCAGTCAGGCAATGGTCTACAGGGTGGATAGATATCAATCCAAATGATATCATACTCATTAAGAAGCCTGGTATACAGAAATAGCGAAAATAATACTAACTACTACCTGAACCAAAATTGTCAGTTTAATCCTTATCTGAACTAGCGGGAAGTAATCACATCCGAAGCATGTCAATGCAAATTCCTTTGTGTAATCTAACAACTTTGACAATTTCCTATATAAAAAAAGAAGGATTCCACTCATACTCCCAAAGTCCCCATTATAATAGCATGCAgaaatttgttttctttcttttggagCTCGATTGAGAAACCCTGATAGATCTTATCAATTAGTCAAGAAGATTTTTCCCACATCTCAAACAAAATTACCACAAAATCTCCCAAGATCTGAACTTTTTCTATATGGAAACATCTGATACGGTCCCATCCGCTCACCTTGATCCAACCCTTGAACAAGAAACAATTACATCTAGAAGGATCTAACATTTTACCTGGTTCGAGTAGGCGTGAGCTGAAACACCAAGGATTCTAGCCGAGCCTCCGACCTCATTGCACCCGGAAGCAAAGATCTCGGAAGAAAGATGAGATCTTTGAAGAAAGACTAGGTCTTTGATCccactcctccctctccctctctcctctTTCCACCCTCTGCCCTCTATCAGATCTTACTCGTAGCCAGGTTCTGGCATCGAAAGCGCCACATTCAGAGAAACCTAAACGAAAAAGTAAAGTCAAGGAATAGCGATCAATGAACAATTTTGGGAGCGCAAAGCGGCGGAGTAATGGCTCGAAACAGCTGCCTTAATGCTGAAACTCTCTAAAATATTAAGGTACCAAATGGATCTTCAATGGCGACTGTAATTACAAGTAAACAAACAgtataaataagagagagagagagagagagagagagcgagagagagaggcggCAAGCTGGAGAAAAAGAGGCCTCAGGAGTCACAAGAAAAGAGCTTCCGAACAACTGTAGCAGAGCATGGCATCTATGCAAACAACAAAAAGAACATACAGACGGAGAGAAGCTTTGCAGACCAAAAATGAATTAAATTCTTCGGAAGATGAAatgagcagagagagagagagagagggagagaggcttTGGATTCCAACAGGACAACTGGAGACTGGGTGGAAGAGAATAAAAAGCAGAgttttttatccaaaataatggtggaatatgagagagagagaggaagaggggaTGCTTCACAGTAGTGGGAGGGTTGAGTAAGTAGGAGTGGAAGGGGTGTGGAGGGGTCCACAAAACATGGGTCCCAGGGAACAGCAGGACATCTTGGATGCAGAGGATCTTTCACTCGCTCGGTTTGATTAGCATACCGTCCTCTCTCACTTTGCTTACTCTTAAAAATCTtccaaattccaagaaaaattttACTGTATTGAGGGGTTAATTTATGCAGTCTTACTTTTTTATATTAAGAATAATTGTCATCTTCTTGGAgagtaaagaaaaagaagaaattgctgAGTGTAGGATAAGCCTAACTGTGTTGATGGATCATTCAGAATGAATGATTGTGAATGTATTAAATGGCATAGCATGCATTCcaaccttttctttttttattcttctctgAAGGGTCATAGAAAATTTACATGTTGTCTTCATTGGCAGTGGTGATGATAAGCCCAAACACCCATCAATCTCCAGCTTGTAGGTGCAGGACATGACAAAGAACAAGAGCCTCACTTCTCATGGCACCTCAATTATGTGGAGTGAAAGCAGCAAAGCATAGATGCAAAAGCCACTCTGTCAATGATTGCAGCACCAACCATTTTATCTTTTTGATCTTGAGGAAGAAGCAAAGGGTGCTTCTTGGCATCTTCACCTGAGACCAAAATGCCATCTCCACCACCAACTCAATCATCTTTCCATCTTCCTATGACAGATACTTTTAGTATGCAAAAGATTTCGAGCTTGAGTTTCCATTAACTCAAGAAAATTTATTGTTTGATCTTACATGATGAAAATTTGTAAATTCTATTGCGTTTGATTGTGTTGATTCATTGGATTTTTAGATTTATATTCGGTTATTGATGTTTTCGGTTTTGAAGTCTTCTACAGTGAAAGTTAAATTGGCCAGCTTTTGAAGGCTGCATCTGTGATGTTTCTTACATGGAGTTGATGATGTGCATATATATTCTCTCCACAATTTGATGATGATTTAGGGAGTGTTCATGTGGTGATAGCTACAACATAACAAGGAAGATAGCTGCATGCCTCCCTCATTGTGTGGTGGGAGAAATGAATGAGGCCTCTTTCCCTTGACATATGATGTTATCTTTTTGTAGACACAGGTTGGCTTCTTTGGACCCACATCAGATTGGAGCTCCCTCCCAAAAGTGACTGCCCACTAACCACACAGTGTCGGTGTTGGGTGGAATATATCTTTCCACCCTCTTCCCAGATCTCACTTGATGATGCTGCTGACTTCCAAGCTCACACCTAAACTTAGTTGTCCATTTGTCTTTAAGAAATATGATTCTGACATGAAAACCTGGTTGGGTCAAAGCAGAGTTTTCTCTTCTATGTTCTTCTTCTCACTCACATCTGCTAATGTGAAGTTTGGGTGAAAGGTTTGGACTTTTTTTTTACTGCTCAGTTTCTAACCAGCAGTGAAGTACAAGTCAACTTCTTGTGTTGTTCTTGATGGATGCCATGGAGCGAGAAGAAAGCTTAGCCAACAAGTGGCCGGCATCCAAGTTGTCATTAGGCcatgacctattgcttacacatgCTCTGCTGCACTGTTATCATCCACATTAACAGCTGCTGCTTAGTTGTCTGCCATCAGAAACATATCCCCATTTGCTTCTCCCATCACTTGCTATGGTTGGTGGGAAGTCAGACAAGAAACAGGTAAACTATGCAATTGCAGTCACAGCAATCTTATACCTTCTCTCCCagcttttttgaattttttttgttaaagagtatatattatcctttttttctttttcgaaaAGTTTAACCTACTAAGATTTGATTTGTGGTCATCCAAGTCAATCTCAAGATGATCCCAGAGTGGTCATGAGTTTAAATGTTGTGCT belongs to Musa acuminata AAA Group cultivar baxijiao chromosome BXJ3-5, Cavendish_Baxijiao_AAA, whole genome shotgun sequence and includes:
- the LOC103985817 gene encoding COP1-interacting protein 7 isoform X4, producing MVLRKEQGMAFARAAAAGFDMDNLLDLISFSESFGASRLKDACLQFMELWKKKHETGQWLEVEVAEAMSTRSEFSALNASGIIFATDPMMQNDHGDAQSVTGGDMLTELDGRADKQIPSDSKVPLGHQEYLQGQFQHPAYSQWPMHPPPGPTMFQPYPMQGMPYYQNYPGSVPYFHPPYPPMEDPRFNSSHRKGSKRQSADNKDIESETWERSTRSQDDSDQNTSDLEKEGSHGHKSHRIVGRKGKKKPGVVVIRNINYIKSKKHGSVESESGSQSVSESEAEEDSEDVHADMRERKHKHSVRRSKKEDRPAKPEEFSDAYGNDKAAYREEADSGNWQAFQTFLLSAEEKSRTVGEDMFMGEKEPQSKRKQSKSEADPIVLPERDYGDYHDGGMAEFDSVSGKTIRMKQVASDDQFLASSNGRDLTDNQFKEIESGGRAYRQMSSDEFMIYEQEKQFSIKNSSDPFVDHMDEHPVKAVENLSYNITDETFMLPYRTDSQDLGSDSIIPIDMDSEFSSALQNGSNLYDKAKNQLSYEPDDLSLVPERETETVSVGYDPAMDYDFQIPVANAVKLEATNQEDLSESTKEESQKLDKENSRVSNDSMEKRRKDALVKKGTSSRLNLLTEAQKRAEKLRSHKVDLQKMKKEREDEELKRLEALKRERQKRIASRSGSTVTQAPSTPQQTKARLAIKPSPGPHKGLKLSNTEPVSSSPLRKLPIRTSSDGSNDPQKPIKSSKLNGSNHGLTRSASSLPEVKKESNGLMPEAKTDSLRMKRHSDPKSNYTQSGSSVKSITADQDSKRGVPDESQKKITAIIQQEESKSATLPELRIKTPPTSTEVVENETASKDPLQKETAREASQASDTNNGKSANDKPPSNNDENPVIEKIVVMLENNLVTAPVVQQSDEMIDTKERSHGDGMVTGYAALHAPPSPVVITQVEDSGEGKLNEQLNSYKVVVPCLGSEPQKFSNLTVTEKSYQAPYARVTSLEDPAAPNLGYGGVPASESEMAAEHAENGSITVHVSGFKNSSLTDITHETHEKPRSKESKGFRKLLKFGRKSHGSASGEGNLDSDASSVDDPTVTAASSNDVTHSFSLLSPFRSKNSEKKQAA
- the LOC103985817 gene encoding COP1-interacting protein 7 isoform X1, with product MRSEARLESLVFQLTPTRTRCDLIIIANGKTQKIASGLLTPFLAHLKFAQDQNAKGGYSIILEPDPETEAAWFTKGTVERFVRFVSTPEVLERVTTIESEILQIENAIAIQGNDNVVSSIVEDHQSKPAETVEGTKISVDTDAAKAIVLYKPDSQPNPPDSNGSTTQENSKVQLLKVLETRKMVLRKEQGMAFARAAAAGFDMDNLLDLISFSESFGASRLKDACLQFMELWKKKHETGQWLEVEVAEAMSTRSEFSALNASGIIFATDPMMQNDHGDAQSVTGGDMLTELDGRADKQIPSDSKVPLGHQEYLQGQFQHPAYSQWPMHPPPGPTMFQPYPMQGMPYYQNYPGSVPYFHPPYPPMEDPRFNSSHRKGSKRQSADNKDIESETWERSTRSQDDSDQNTSDLEKEGSHGHKSHRIVGRKGKKKPGVVVIRNINYIKSKKHGSVESESGSQSVSESEAEEDSEDVHADMRERKHKHSVRRSKKEDRPAKPEEFSDAYGNDKAAYREEADSGNWQAFQTFLLSAEEKSRTVGEDMFMGEKEPQSKRKQSKSEADPIVLPERDYGDYHDGGMAEFDSVSGKTIRMKQVASDDQFLASSNGRDLTDNQFKEIESGGRAYRQMSSDEFMIYEQEKQFSIKNSSDPFVDHMDEHPVKAVENLSYNITDETFMLPYRTDSQDLGSDSIIPIDMDSEFSSALQNGSNLYDKAKNQLSYEPDDLSLVPERETETVSVGYDPAMDYDFQIPVANAVKLEATNQEDLSESTKEESQKLDKENSRVSNDSMEKRRKDALVKKGTSSRLNLLTEAQKRAEKLRSHKVDLQKMKKEREDEELKRLEALKRERQKRIASRSGSTVTQAPSTPQQTKARLAIKPSPGPHKGLKLSNTEPVSSSPLRKLPIRTSSDGSNDPQKPIKSSKLNGSNHGLTRSASSLPEVKKESNGLMPEAKTDSLRMKRHSDPKSNYTQSGSSVKSITADQDSKRGVPDESQKKITAIIQQEESKSATLPELRIKTPPTSTEVVENETASKDPLQKETAREASQASDTNNGKSANDKPPSNNDENPVIEKIVVMLENNLVTAPVVQQSDEMIDTKERSHGDGMVTGYAALHAPPSPVVITQVEDSGEGKLNEQLNSYKVVVPCLGSEPQKFSNLTVTEKSYQAPYARVTSLEDPAAPNLGYGGVPASESEMAAEHAENGSITVHVSGFKNSSLTDITHETHEKPRSKESKGFRKLLKFGRKSHGSASGEGNLDSDASSVDDPTVTAASSNDVTHSFSLLSPFRSKNSEKKQAA
- the LOC103985817 gene encoding COP1-interacting protein 7 isoform X3, yielding MRSEARLESLVFQLTPTRTRCDLIIIANGKTQKIASGLLTPFLAHLKFAQDQNAKGGYSIILEPDPETEAAWFTKGTVERFVRFVSTPEVLERVTTIESEILQIENAIAIQGNDNVVSSIVEDHQSKPAETVEGTKISVDTDAAKAIVLYKPDSQPNPPDSNGSTTQENSKVQLLKVLETRKMVLRKEQGMAFARAAAAGFDMDNLLDLISFSESFGASRLKDACLQFMELWKKKHETGQWLEVEVAEAMSTRSEFSALNASGIIFATDPMMQNDHGDAQSVTGGDMLTELDGRADKQIPSDSKVPLGHQEYLQGQFQHPAYSQWPMHPPPGPTMFQPYPMQGMPYYQNYPGSVPYFHPPYPPMEDPRFNSSHRKGSKRQSADNKDIESETWERSTRSQDDSDQNTSDLEKEGSHGHKSHRIVGRKGKKKPGVVVIRNINYIKSKKHGSVESESGSQSVSESEAEEDSEDVHADMRERKHKHSVRRSKKEDRPAKPEEFSDAYGNDKAAYREEADSGNWQAFQTFLLSAEEKSRTVGEDMFMGEKEPQSKRKQSKSEADPIVLPERDYGDYHDGGMAEFDSVSGKTIRMKQVASDDQFLASSNGRDLTDNQFKEIESGGRAYRQMSSDEFMIYEQEKQFSIKNSSDPFVDHMDEHPVKAVENLSYNITDETFMLPYRTDSQDLGSDSIIPIDMDSEFSSALQNGSNLYDKAKNQLSYEPDDLSLVPERETETVSVGYDPAMDYDFQIPVANAVKLEATNQEDLSESTKEESQKLDKENSRVSNDSMEKRRKDALVKKGTSSRLNLLTEAQKRAEKLRSHKVDLQKMKKEREDEELKRLEALKRERQKRIASRSGSTVTQAPSTPQQTKARLAIKPSPGPHKGLKLSNTEPVSSSPLRKLPIRTSSDGSNDPQKPIKSSKLNGSNHGLTRSASSLPEVKKESNGLMPEAKTDSLRMKRHSDPKSNYTQSGSSVKSITADQDSKRGVPDESQKKITAIIQQEETSKDPLQKETAREASQASDTNNGKSANDKPPSNNDENPVIEKIVVMLENNLVTAPVVQQSDEMIDTKERSHGDGMVTGYAALHAPPSPVVITQVEDSGEGKLNEQLNSYKVVVPCLGSEPQKFSNLTVTEKSYQAPYARVTSLEDPAAPNLGYGGVPASESEMAAEHAENGSITVHVSGFKNSSLTDITHETHEKPRSKESKGFRKLLKFGRKSHGSASGEGNLDSDASSVDDPTVTAASSNDVTHSFSLLSPFRSKNSEKKQAA
- the LOC103985817 gene encoding COP1-interacting protein 7 isoform X2, translating into MRSEARLESLVFQLTPTRTRCDLIIIANGKTQKIASGLLTPFLAHLKFAQDQNAKGGYSIILEPDPETEAAWFTKGTVERFVRFVSTPEVLERVTTIESEILQIENAIAIQGNDNVEDHQSKPAETVEGTKISVDTDAAKAIVLYKPDSQPNPPDSNGSTTQENSKVQLLKVLETRKMVLRKEQGMAFARAAAAGFDMDNLLDLISFSESFGASRLKDACLQFMELWKKKHETGQWLEVEVAEAMSTRSEFSALNASGIIFATDPMMQNDHGDAQSVTGGDMLTELDGRADKQIPSDSKVPLGHQEYLQGQFQHPAYSQWPMHPPPGPTMFQPYPMQGMPYYQNYPGSVPYFHPPYPPMEDPRFNSSHRKGSKRQSADNKDIESETWERSTRSQDDSDQNTSDLEKEGSHGHKSHRIVGRKGKKKPGVVVIRNINYIKSKKHGSVESESGSQSVSESEAEEDSEDVHADMRERKHKHSVRRSKKEDRPAKPEEFSDAYGNDKAAYREEADSGNWQAFQTFLLSAEEKSRTVGEDMFMGEKEPQSKRKQSKSEADPIVLPERDYGDYHDGGMAEFDSVSGKTIRMKQVASDDQFLASSNGRDLTDNQFKEIESGGRAYRQMSSDEFMIYEQEKQFSIKNSSDPFVDHMDEHPVKAVENLSYNITDETFMLPYRTDSQDLGSDSIIPIDMDSEFSSALQNGSNLYDKAKNQLSYEPDDLSLVPERETETVSVGYDPAMDYDFQIPVANAVKLEATNQEDLSESTKEESQKLDKENSRVSNDSMEKRRKDALVKKGTSSRLNLLTEAQKRAEKLRSHKVDLQKMKKEREDEELKRLEALKRERQKRIASRSGSTVTQAPSTPQQTKARLAIKPSPGPHKGLKLSNTEPVSSSPLRKLPIRTSSDGSNDPQKPIKSSKLNGSNHGLTRSASSLPEVKKESNGLMPEAKTDSLRMKRHSDPKSNYTQSGSSVKSITADQDSKRGVPDESQKKITAIIQQEESKSATLPELRIKTPPTSTEVVENETASKDPLQKETAREASQASDTNNGKSANDKPPSNNDENPVIEKIVVMLENNLVTAPVVQQSDEMIDTKERSHGDGMVTGYAALHAPPSPVVITQVEDSGEGKLNEQLNSYKVVVPCLGSEPQKFSNLTVTEKSYQAPYARVTSLEDPAAPNLGYGGVPASESEMAAEHAENGSITVHVSGFKNSSLTDITHETHEKPRSKESKGFRKLLKFGRKSHGSASGEGNLDSDASSVDDPTVTAASSNDVTHSFSLLSPFRSKNSEKKQAA